One stretch of Bombina bombina isolate aBomBom1 chromosome 7, aBomBom1.pri, whole genome shotgun sequence DNA includes these proteins:
- the LOC128636314 gene encoding uncharacterized protein F54H12.2-like — protein sequence MAVPLFRHGFEIVKPHMKTAAQGIAKDVVSRVSSAVMNKMNNGPQEGTGIVYIANKRKTKRKHDIAFPPMLTQHIIKNRARKSRKRQRPPRRSPAIIENAPLEFYIAGSGDHYFDLNNTLLFITCKIVKQDNTPPPEGARVSLINYTLSTVFNQVDVTLGDRLVSQSNNLYAYRGYIETILNYSADTLSTQFTGGLFYKDTAGHHDTRALGGDNQGFNKIAHMLERGKTIELLGHLHSDLFFQEKLMLNGIDLKIKLTRNKDAFCLMSAEAEQYKVQILKASLFVKRVQISPAVRIGHAQGLLTANAKYALDRVGLKVYSIAAGSRVCNQENLFLGQLPKLVVIGFVDNDAFSGAYDKNPLCFKHNHVNFAALYLDGEQIPTKPFQPDFENGNAVREYISLVNIAGKQNCSSAILINRDEYINGYTLFAFDLTPDGESGSHYSLIRSGNLRGEIRFSRALERTVNMIVYSVFDNIIEINQRREVLYDYL from the exons ATGGCAGTACCTTTGTTTAGGCATGGGTTTGAAATTGTAAAACCACATATGAAAACAGCAGCACAGGGTATAGCAAAGGATGTGGTGAGCCGTGTGTCCTCAGCTgttatgaataaaatgaataatgGTCCACAAGAGGGAACTGGCATTGTGTATATtgctaacaagagaaaaacaaaaagaaagcatgATATTGCTTTTCCACCAATGTTAACACAACACATAATTAAAAACCGTGCACGCAAAAGCAGAAAGAGACAGAGGCCACCAAGGCGTTCACCAG CAATTATTGAAAATGCACCTTTAGAGTTCTATATAGCTGGAAGTGGAGATCATTATTTTGATCTGAACAACACCCTTTTGTTCATAACATGCAAAATTgttaaacaagacaatacaccacctCCTGAGGGGGCCCGAGTCAGCCTCATCAACTATACATTGTCCACAGTGTTTAATCAAGTGGATGTCACATTAGGAGACAGACTTGTATCACAATCAAATAATCTTTACGCTTACCGTGGGTACATTGAAACAATTCTTAATTATAGTGCTGATACACTATCAACGCAATTCACAGGTGGACTGTTTTATAAAGATACAGCGGGGCACCATGACACACGTGCCTTGGGTGGAGACAATCAAGGTTTTAACAAAATAGCGCACATGTTAGAAAGGGGTAAAACTATTGAATTACTAGGTCATCTTCACAGTGACCTGTTTTTCCAAGAAAAGTTAATGTTAAACGGAATTGATTTGAAAATAAAACTTACTAGAAATAAAGATGCATTTTGTCTtatgtctgcagaagcagaacagtATAAAGTACAAATCTTGAAAGCATCACTTTTTGTCAAAAGAGTGCAAATATCACCAGCAGTGCGAATAGGTCATGCGCAAGGCCTGCTAACAGCAAATGCAAAATATGCTCTGGATAGAGTCGGACTGAAAGTGTATTCTATCgctgcaggtagccgtgtatgTAATCAAGAAAATTTATTTCTGGGACAATTACCAAAGCTTGTGGTTATAGGATTTGTAGACAATGATGCCTTCTCAGGAGCTTATGACAAGAATCCACTATGTTTCAAACACAACCATGTAAATTTTGCTGCACTCTATCTGGATGGTGAGCAAATACCAACAAAGCCATTTCAACCAGATTTTGAAAATGGAAATGCAGTACGTGAATATATTTCTCTAGTGAACATTGCAGGAAAGCAGAATTGTAGCTCTGCAATCCTAATTAACAGAGATGAATATATAAATGGATACACACTTTTTGCCTTTGATCTCACACCCGATGGAGAAAGTGGTTCTCATTACTCTCTTATACGTAGCGGTAATCTCAGAGGTGAAATTCGATTTTCAAGAGCACTTGAGAGAACTGTTAACATGATTGTATACAGTGTTTTTGACAACATTATTGAAATCAATCAAAGACGAGAAGTTTTGTAtgattatttataa